The nucleotide sequence TTTCgcgctctgggaccggtccttgcgatgagagaccggtccccgaaggaccagaatttcagcatttttaggacttagccaaatttcagctttttcaccgtttttgctccgttttcgctcgttttcgctcgtttgacctccgattcttttcaaatcgaacggagactctccaaacatgttttcgagcatgttttcaccatcttttcatccccgctaatgccggatttagttcatggtccgacatagcctttcgagtcccgtttccgcgcctacgcgcaccgaatcgcccggatgcttccgaacttcactgaacttcaccggaacccttcaaatggctctctaaccaaatgtacaccgtaacttaatgattttagaagtccggcaccttacatcctcccctccttaataagagtttcgtcctcaaaactAACTCACTTCAAACCCAATTCACACCTCAACTCGACGTATCGAGCGACatagggttccaatgcacttttataCTTCGGGGTGGCCTTTCACTCATTGGAATCATCCAAAGGCCCACCACGGGGGATGTGAGACTAGATTCACTCACTCTTGCTAAACGTAGctccgaaagtgcattacgagtctccgtcattcttggtggtagcgcaagtcgaagcttaacgactctacgcgctccaacaccattcaCTATTCggcatgcaagaactcttctttgcattcacTTTCCCCCTCGGGGcattccgattcgatcaccaacgttgctcaaaagcaatatcattggtgcatcaccCAATCGCGAGTGTTCTAACCACATTGGGACCTTGCTCTACcgcgagatggcctaccccggcataTCTCGACTTCCAATCCTCAAGAGAGCATTGTCCACAATTCCGTGTGGCTACCCGAtattcaagtgtctccaagagaccactttCCCTTACCTCTCAATTGCCACTTCTAACCTCAAATCgctctactacgagatggcctaccccggcacATCTCTCGAACCTCAATCCACAAAAGAGCGTTAACTTCAAGTTCTCCAACATAacccagcctgcctgggcaagtttcacactcggggaccggtctctcttgccaggggaccggttgccccgcgcTGCGCAACCCTCAGCCTCGGGGCAACCCGTCCCTCCttcctgggaccggtccccgagagcaggcTTGCGcagacaacgttcgggaaccggtccctccctccagggaccggtccccgagagcaaatctgccaagtgcagattcatgcaccatttgctctcgcggactccattccaaagcacttttggtgcattcgacttcttcggcttttccgaagcactcccactcgacaatttgtcgactttgagcgaaatccaactctcgtatttcgagaattcacttccttactccAACTCATCCACAGAGTCACCGGCTGAACCGATTGCGTCGgcttccacaggtggaccaacggTCATAATACCACGTCGGCATATCCCTAAACCTGTCGtaactacgcatagcgtctctcgctcagatcgtagacccaatcatcattgggcgaaattctcattggagaattcgcacacactccaaccaggagtaACCACTACCCAAATCACTTCAAATCCTGAGGTTGGGCTACAACCGCACTCTCAGTGCATCCTCGATCCCACGATCTATCACGTGGAAGTCCACGTTCCCGGGTCaaaagctcggactaccgccctgACCATATCTCTGCCCTATCCCGGGGTCGCTGTCGcccacagctgactgcgcctgtccataaggcccaggctccacagtccacgagtggtccaggcacggatcgtcctcaAGCAATACCCGCAACCGTCGTCTCACACGACACGCTCACCCGAGCAACACACGTCACTATAGCGTCACACACTACGCCCAACATTAGGCAACcctgcctatgcacaccggtcAACCACCGATCTACCTTGGTAGGCGACACACTATCTCAACTCATGCATGCTTAGGTAACTATACCGACTCATGTcctggtccctactatacttATTATGCATAAGTTGTAGTaaatgatcataaggtaaaatGCATGCAACTTCTTAAGCTTACATCATGCAGGAATGTATGATTgctttaattaactcatacctggcACGATGTAACGCTCCTCGACCCCAGCAGGTCGCTCCACTTGAGCGGCAAACACTCGACTACTCGGAGCCGACCGGGTCACCTCAAGCTGATGCGGCGCCATCGCACGTCCCGTGGATACGGCAGCAGGCGGAACTCCACCAAACTGCCTCGGAGCCGCCGGGGCGGATGCTGCAGTCGGGGCAGGCGACAATCCCTCTGGGCACTGACGGCTAATATGCCCCGCCTGACCACACCTGAAGCACCGTCCCGCCTTATGCTCACAGTTTCCTGCGCGATGCTccccaccgcagatcacacatcgTAGGGGTCCCTGGCTCTCGGACTGTCTCCTCGGATGCTTCAGGGGCTTCTTGGAACTAGACTGTCCCCCCAAGCTACCGCCAGGTCGTTTCTTCCCCTTGTCTTTTTCGGACGCCTCGCGCTCTTCTCGCACGTGGGCATCACCATTCTCCGCCTACAATGCTCGATCAAAAACCTCGGCAAAAGTCGTGAGCTTGAACAGCTGCACCGCTTTATATATCCACGGCCGAAGTCCCCGCAAAAACCACTCGGCTCGATCCGCGTCATCCTTAACAACATCTGGGACGCAATCTATgatatgggagaactcctgctcgtagtacGCCACCGAACGGTCTCCCTGCCTCAAtctgcggaacttctccttcaacttccgcttctcggtgtcagggaagtaatttccaaacatctccctcttgaactcctcccaaagcattggttgaaggtcagagggtcgatcccgcttcaaccgcttccaccacaccttcgccgcttttccaaggcaatgggtggcgagatacaccttgtcttTCTCAGAGGTATAGAGATCCTCAAAAAGTGTCTCCATtgagtcaatccatgactccaccatcGACGGCTCCACTTTCTCCCCTTCAAAGAttggtgggttgaacttcttgagtCTGATAAGAGCCGTCAACGAGCGCTCTCGCTCCATCTCCTCGGCGGCCGCATCGggtgtcgccgaacccgaagctgCCGGAGGAGCACTTGCTGGCGGGGGatgcgccgccgccggagctgcCGCAATGCccacaccctcagccgcattAGGCGCGCGAGCTGAGGGCACGGGCGGACCACGGCCTCCAACTGTCGTCGCGGCCACCGCCGCTACATGCCGCTCCAAAAGTTCCTGGAGCAGCTCGACCTGACTGGTTAGCGCGGTAACTTGCGCTCGTAACTCCTGCACCTCGCTAGGCCCAGCTGACTCTGGCGCTACCGGAGGTCCAGCCTGTTCTGGCACCACGGGAGGTGGTGCCGGAACGGATCTACGTGCGTAGCGTCTCGGGGACAtcagctcctgaaacgcaaatatTAGTTAATCATCTTAACCCGTTAAACTCGCGCAATTATGAGATAACGCGACTCAACATCGCAATTAGGCGGAAGCACAAGTGTACTTATTCTAAACTCTTAgtgtcatgttgtcggccgcccaaCACAAACACTTCAAGTCAAGaattaataccacttgaatccatctctagtaACTACTAGAAACATACTATCaacaacttcgacccaatcgaatgaACTCCCGCCACAACGCATAGGTTCacgtcactcacgcacctatagcccTATGGTttccgtcctagggtctcctaggtcaatcctagactctctctttgcttgctcttaactcgctctgataccattttatctatcacgccccgagaccgctaccaatttggtccgatccgggcgcgtcgaacagacgccgaacggacagcacctcccctgtccgcccaaggctaaacaataggatcatgtacaacaagttcccaggaaatcaacttgaatacatacatgatcaaaacaatagcgagggcacaaccagtgccgaacattacaagagcaagcatcacaagtatgaacaagtgaataaaagagagatataactatctattacatcacatttgacattcaacatttacatccattcaacctttaatacaacttgattacatttaagcttccaaaatgaatacataatcataTCACATATACATAATGCTAGCTATCCAAAATATATCATGTCATCTATAAccatgcacacgagggtgctctagtacaataggaaagctctactagctagctagggcgctacacccttaccgcgatcacctgccggtccgctcacgtgtgtacctgtaccccaaaaccacacggggtgagaactataaaaaaatatagttcccagtgggttcggccgccgactccgccgatcttcccactaggtctatgctggcacagatagatagatagatagataaatagatattgAACTACAACTATGATCTAttgtgccatcaaatgcaagcaatgcatgaaTATCAACTAGCAATAAGCATACTATCATGATAATATGCTTCaatgatgtaatgaatacaaatacgacatagttatgcaatccactaacatatactatgtctaatcagagtatgaatgcaaatccacttatgctattcatgtcattacccaatccactaggctaccccGCCCTTGTCTCAAATCACATAGGTGTAGGACTACCCCGGCCTTGTTTCACCCGTCCCACAACTCTAACActataggtaaagagctaccccgctcttaccCGATTCAGATCTCAAGTCctataggtgaagagctaccccgctcctcgcccaACTCATGACTCAAATGCCTAAGggcaagagctaccccgctcttcgccccgACTCTAACTCAAACTCATAagtcaagagctaccccgctcataggtcaagagctaccccgctcgtaggtaaagagctaccccgctcataggtaaagagctaccccgctcaaatctcacaggagaagagctaccccgctcgtgagctaccccgctcgtgtgacaactccggagtgcactgcttgtgggGGGGGGTCGACCGCCACAAgcccaaaacagactatgtgagtatgatccaatcctcgtcaactgaggataccctgtcaactagggttaacaaacactcgaaagtccacctatccctaggtccatgtcaagtgtctcaaccatATCAAATCtcgatgccactcacctaggtcTAAGCAACTCTAGGTTCCACAACATTAGGTTTaatgtcaacctatgtttaacaacattatgttaatgccactcgatctatcctaggttcacgacactaggtttagatgccacataatctccataattaacaataggttaacattcatttcatctagcatatatgtTCTATAAAGCCAACATGCatcataatgctaatatgccattatcaactagcatgcaatccattcataatgctacatgcatacaatctccattacactagttcacatgtTACTAGTTTCATTATCAAGTCCAagttctttgttttcttttcattataggatctcatgtctaAACCTTAGtcctcatgcattctagatttagGTGTCAAGTCCATAATactacacaactagacatgcatTCAAGGAAagtagaaatataataatacatacatcctataatgcataagaaacatatgtgcaatatgaccaaagatctaactcggacatagaaggaagcccgattgcttcggatagacaccccccaccttttttatagcgttccgattgctcgtcgtcactcgcaatcggcctcccgcggcgcaggccgctcggctcgaccctattcacgcgcgaccaccgaacgacctccGCTTCGCGATCCGagaattataggtcttcggttttcTGTTACGATGCTCGGGATCCAATCCCACGATTTATGGAAGCCGCCTCGACTC is from Ananas comosus cultivar F153 unplaced genomic scaffold, ASM154086v1, whole genome shotgun sequence and encodes:
- the LOC109705189 gene encoding zyxin-like — its product is MSPRRYARRSVPAPPPVVPEQAGPPVAPESAGPSEVQELRAQVTALTSQVELLQELLERHVAAVAATTVGGRGPPVPSARAPNAAEGVGIAAAPAAAHPPPASAPPAASGSATPDAAAEEMERERSLTALIRLKKFNPPIFEGEKVEPSMVESWIDSMETLFEDLYTSEKDKAENGDAHVREEREASEKDKGKKRPGGSLGGQSSSKKPLKHPRRQSESQGPLRCVICGGEHRAGNCEHKAGRCFRCGQAGHISRQCPEGLSPAPTAASAPAAPRQFGGVPPAAVSTGRAMAPHQLEVTRSAPSSRVFAAQVERPAGVEERYIVP